The genomic interval CGCGCGACAGAACGCCAATATTGTATCGCTACGCGATTTTAGGAAGATATGACAATACTTTCGTGTATTAAATATTGACGTATCGTTAGATAAAATCAAATATTGAATTGCAAATATTCTTTAAAGCCTGAGCATACAGTACTGGTACCATCAAAAGATACTGGAACTCCCCCAAATGCCAGAGGCATGCTACAACAACATCAATATAATCCCAAAAACAACTTATACCTCAAAAAAACTAAACTTCTTCATAATCCAGTTCCTTCCCATACGTTTCTTCCATTTTCCAAAGTGAAAGCAGTGCCGGAACAAAACAAATTATACCAATAATAGTACCCCCCTGTAATACGCCCCATTCAGGTTTAAGGAATTGAAAAACAGGTAATGTGATCAGTACAGTTGCTCGCACATTATTGGCGACGGATGTGGTAACAGTTGCCCTCAGATTTGTACCAAATTGTTCGGCAGTCGTGGTCAGGAACATAGCAATATAACCAATTGAAAATCCCAGCCAGGCATAACAGATATAAAGTGTCGTGGTCGTCTGAATGCCTCCGTACATCAACCAGACTGCACCAATAAATGTCATGGTCAACATTAATAATATAGCTTTTCTTCTGGATTGAAGCCATTGACTTAAAATACCACTGAAAAAATCTCCGCTCACAACGCCCATATACGTATACAACACACAATTACCAGCCTGGACATCGCCCGGAATACCAAGCGCTTTTGCAAATTCATTACCAAAAGTGGCATAAATACCAATGACCATATAAGTAGGCAGACCAATTCCCATACATCGGATATATCGTATCAGCCGTGAGCGATCAGTAAAAATAGTCCACCATGGTACTGATTTGGCATTTCTCTTTTTGAGACTCAGATCGAAAATAATGGATTCCAAAACATTTACCCGTAAAGCCAGAAGAACCAAACCCATTCCGCCACCGATGAAATATGCTGTACGCCAGTCGGTAAGTTTTACAGCAAAAAAGGCTGCTATTGCTCCTGCCAAACCCACACTGGCAACTACCGAAGCACCATAACCTCTTAATTCTTTTGGGAGGATCTCTGCAATTAAAGTAATTCCTGCACCCAATTCTCCTGCAAGCCCGAAACCGGCAATGAACCTTAAAACAGAATAAACTTCAATGTTATTGGTAAAACCGCAAGCAATATTCGCAAGAGAATAAGTTAAAATAGAACCGAACAGTACAGAACGCCGCCCTAATCTGTCTCCCAATATCCCCCAAAGAAAACCTCCGATCAATAAACCAGCCTGCTGCCAGTTATAAATATGAGCTCCAATAGTTGAAATCTGATCTTCGGTCAGGCCCAAATCTTTCAAACTTGGCACCCGGACAATATTGAAAAGCAGCAGATCATAAACATCTACAAAATAACCCAGTGAGGCGACTATAACGGGAAGAGTAAGTACGGAACTGATGTTTACAGATTTATCTGTACTGATGGAATTCATATTCTATAAAGGAGTGATGTCCGTATTAATTTAAACCTTATTCTTCAAAAGGCTTTTTGCGTAAGGATTTAACTGTTGAATTACGCTGCTTAGTCTGAAGTCT from Dyadobacter sp. NIV53 carries:
- a CDS encoding MFS transporter, producing MNSISTDKSVNISSVLTLPVIVASLGYFVDVYDLLLFNIVRVPSLKDLGLTEDQISTIGAHIYNWQQAGLLIGGFLWGILGDRLGRRSVLFGSILTYSLANIACGFTNNIEVYSVLRFIAGFGLAGELGAGITLIAEILPKELRGYGASVVASVGLAGAIAAFFAVKLTDWRTAYFIGGGMGLVLLALRVNVLESIIFDLSLKKRNAKSVPWWTIFTDRSRLIRYIRCMGIGLPTYMVIGIYATFGNEFAKALGIPGDVQAGNCVLYTYMGVVSGDFFSGILSQWLQSRRKAILLMLTMTFIGAVWLMYGGIQTTTTLYICYAWLGFSIGYIAMFLTTTAEQFGTNLRATVTTSVANNVRATVLITLPVFQFLKPEWGVLQGGTIIGIICFVPALLSLWKMEETYGKELDYEEV